In one Nitrososphaera viennensis EN76 genomic region, the following are encoded:
- a CDS encoding slipin family protein has product MSISQLLFLQLSLAEIIGVAIVVIIFLVLIASSIRIIREYERAVVFRLGRLIGAKGPGLIILIPFIDRANKVDLRVVTLDVPKQKIITLDNVTVDVDAVVYLRVDEPNNAVVKVHDYLLASSLLSQTTLRDLIGQTSFDDLLSRREELNKKMQVILDAATDPWGVKVSSVAIRDVSLPENMHRAIAKQAEAEREKRGRIIIAEGELTAAEKMSQAAEFYTRNMAAMRLRELQTWTEIAREKNMIVVTGGTGDQRDLGSLLGIVKERTPLTEQLDERKLREVVRQELAALIDERTIGGRQKARERQGQQQDEGSDAERHRAEA; this is encoded by the coding sequence ATGAGCATTTCCCAATTGCTGTTTCTGCAACTGTCCCTTGCAGAGATAATTGGAGTAGCTATCGTCGTAATCATATTCCTGGTTCTTATTGCATCCTCTATCAGGATTATTCGGGAATATGAAAGAGCTGTTGTCTTTAGGCTCGGCAGGCTGATAGGGGCAAAAGGGCCTGGCCTGATAATACTAATTCCGTTCATAGATAGAGCCAACAAGGTTGACCTGAGAGTAGTCACTCTTGATGTGCCAAAGCAAAAGATAATCACCCTTGACAACGTCACAGTTGACGTAGACGCTGTAGTCTACCTGCGCGTAGACGAGCCCAACAATGCAGTTGTCAAGGTCCATGATTATCTTCTTGCATCAAGCCTACTATCCCAAACTACCCTTCGGGACCTAATAGGCCAGACCAGCTTTGACGACCTCCTGTCAAGGAGAGAAGAGCTAAACAAGAAGATGCAGGTGATTCTGGACGCTGCAACTGATCCGTGGGGCGTCAAGGTAAGTTCGGTGGCAATACGGGATGTTTCGCTCCCGGAAAACATGCACAGGGCAATTGCAAAACAGGCAGAAGCAGAGAGGGAAAAGAGAGGCAGGATCATTATCGCAGAAGGCGAGCTTACTGCCGCAGAAAAAATGTCCCAGGCAGCGGAATTTTACACGAGGAACATGGCGGCCATGAGGCTAAGGGAGCTTCAAACCTGGACTGAAATCGCAAGAGAAAAGAATATGATTGTAGTGACTGGTGGCACCGGCGACCAGCGGGACCTTGGCTCACTACTTGGCATAGTCAAAGAGAGGACACCCCTGACTGAGCAATTGGACGAGAGAAAATTGAGGGAGGTTGTCAGACAGGAGCTTGCGGCGTTAATTGACGAGAGGACCATTGGAGGGCGGCAGAAAGCCAGGGAAAGGCAAGGACAACAACAGGATGAAGGGTCAGATGCAGAAAGGCACCGAGCAGAGGCCTGA
- a CDS encoding 50S ribosomal protein L24e, with protein MMRRKRSTDDVTSTRSFRNCSFCGRSIPAGTGIMHVRNDGRILWTCSDKCKKNLFILRRDPRKLKWTERYVLGGAQVKKK; from the coding sequence ATGATGAGGAGAAAGAGAAGCACGGACGATGTTACCTCCACTCGAAGTTTCAGAAATTGCTCATTTTGTGGAAGGTCGATTCCCGCGGGCACAGGCATAATGCACGTCAGAAACGACGGTCGGATATTGTGGACATGCTCAGATAAATGCAAGAAGAATTTGTTTATACTTCGTCGAGACCCGAGGAAGCTAAAGTGGACTGAAAGGTATGTACTGGGAGGGGCGCAGGTAAAGAAAAAGTAG
- the cofE gene encoding coenzyme F420-0:L-glutamate ligase, translated as MANAKARLSRVRISSLRLEILAVKVARKSGKFSLFESLLQQGFDYKDGDIIVVSSKFVSMAEGSVVDMRRIRVSKKARALAKKCHMEPKLAELVLRESDYIVKGVPGFLLAIRDGMIAPNAGIDKSNVPKGFAILYPRDPFASAEGLKDAFLANLGIKVGIVIADSRLMPTRIGTTGVAIACAGFEPVEDLRGKKDLFGNVLRVTFRAVADGLATMGVAAMGESDESTPAAVVRGARVQWTNKKLSWRDMAVAPEQDIYLRGLKSEL; from the coding sequence TTGGCAAACGCGAAAGCAAGATTAAGCCGGGTGCGAATATCGTCACTGCGCTTGGAGATACTGGCAGTCAAGGTCGCAAGGAAGAGCGGCAAGTTTAGCCTGTTTGAGAGCCTCCTGCAGCAGGGCTTTGATTACAAAGACGGCGACATAATCGTGGTGTCAAGCAAGTTCGTCTCGATGGCCGAGGGCTCGGTGGTCGACATGAGGAGGATAAGGGTGAGCAAAAAGGCAAGGGCGCTTGCAAAAAAATGCCACATGGAGCCAAAGCTTGCAGAGCTGGTGCTGAGGGAATCAGATTACATAGTCAAGGGCGTGCCCGGCTTTCTCCTTGCGATACGGGACGGCATGATAGCGCCAAACGCCGGGATAGACAAGTCAAACGTGCCAAAGGGCTTTGCGATCCTCTACCCGCGCGACCCGTTTGCCTCTGCCGAGGGCCTGAAGGACGCGTTTCTGGCAAACCTCGGAATAAAGGTGGGAATAGTGATAGCAGACAGCCGGCTCATGCCTACCCGGATAGGCACCACCGGGGTCGCAATAGCGTGCGCCGGCTTTGAGCCGGTTGAGGACCTGCGAGGCAAGAAGGACCTCTTTGGCAACGTGCTCAGGGTGACCTTCCGGGCCGTGGCAGACGGCCTTGCCACGATGGGCGTGGCGGCAATGGGCGAAAGCGACGAGTCTACGCCTGCAGCCGTGGTGAGGGGCGCCAGGGTGCAGTGGACGAACAAAAAGCTGTCGTGGCGCGACATGGCAGTTGCACCAGAGCAGGACATCTATTTGCGCGGCCTGAAAAGCGAATTATGA
- a CDS encoding winged helix-turn-helix domain-containing protein, translating to MKKYRNRMDIAAAILEIAQGSGGVLKTKIMYNAFLSFPQLKEYLALLTENQLLEYASQNKNRYRTTEKGKRFLNSYREMQRMLYPAGEKTARDAEA from the coding sequence ATGAAGAAGTACCGGAACAGGATGGATATTGCTGCCGCAATTCTTGAAATAGCGCAGGGCAGTGGCGGAGTCTTGAAGACGAAGATAATGTATAACGCCTTCTTGTCTTTTCCGCAGCTTAAAGAGTATCTTGCGCTGCTTACAGAGAATCAGCTCTTGGAATATGCTTCACAAAACAAGAACCGTTATCGTACGACAGAGAAGGGAAAGCGGTTTTTGAACAGCTACCGGGAAATGCAGCGCATGTTGTATCCCGCAGGAGAAAAGACAGCCAGGGATGCAGAGGCCTGA
- a CDS encoding NfeD family protein has protein sequence MKRISRRESSSVAQHQRKIKLLQKRLASSAIVVIMMMVVVIMILAAAAATPTTASTAAYSSLFFAAGGTASGQEDDGSSSGGAAATATRARQVLWVDVDDLISSATAEHVESAIARASDDQSGGGGDFSAVIIALDTPGGSLDATLKIIESIQGSRVPVIGYVYPPGKSAWSAGTIILVATDYAVMAPFTTIGSAQPVTGTGVPVNDTKVTNAITEKVVSLAQLHNRNATQAARFITHNDNLTPEKALQDNVIDAIASDPKELLQNAHNLTAITLGGPKVLDVDADSGIVIHEPSLRVALVGVLANPVLSTILLTVGFFALVFGLTSPGFGAEIAGAAMIILALIGQGFDINWAAFALLAIGVGLLAYELYSPGFGAAGIGGVIVILVGTTLMITQPVGPVLISEEHLSNLALLSMIVVVPFGGFFGLITYKAWKAKTRKPLQFVLQSDKGVALDPISTSTPGFVSVGGEYWKARTTGGIEIGKGEQVRVVKKEGDLLIVEPLQKEEQT, from the coding sequence ATGAAAAGAATCTCTCGTAGGGAATCATCATCAGTTGCACAGCATCAAAGAAAAATAAAGCTGTTGCAGAAGAGGCTTGCATCCTCTGCTATTGTAGTGATCATGATGATGGTGGTGGTGATAATGATTCTTGCTGCAGCCGCCGCTACCCCCACTACTGCTAGTACTGCAGCCTATTCCTCTCTCTTCTTTGCAGCAGGAGGAACAGCATCCGGACAAGAAGATGATGGCAGTAGTAGTGGTGGTGCGGCAGCCACAGCCACCAGAGCGCGGCAAGTGTTGTGGGTTGATGTTGATGACCTTATATCGTCGGCTACCGCGGAACATGTCGAATCGGCCATAGCCCGCGCTTCAGACGACCAGTCTGGAGGAGGAGGCGATTTTTCTGCCGTCATCATAGCTTTGGACACTCCCGGTGGCTCTCTCGACGCAACCCTCAAAATCATAGAAAGCATTCAAGGATCCAGAGTCCCGGTCATAGGCTACGTCTACCCCCCGGGCAAAAGTGCGTGGTCTGCCGGGACAATAATCCTTGTTGCGACTGATTATGCAGTCATGGCGCCATTTACTACAATAGGTTCTGCCCAGCCAGTAACTGGCACCGGCGTGCCCGTGAACGACACAAAGGTTACAAATGCAATTACGGAAAAAGTGGTCAGTCTTGCCCAGTTGCACAACAGAAATGCAACCCAGGCAGCCCGCTTCATAACGCATAATGACAACCTTACTCCGGAGAAGGCTTTGCAGGATAACGTTATTGACGCCATAGCAAGCGATCCAAAGGAACTGCTTCAAAATGCGCATAACCTGACTGCAATTACGCTTGGCGGTCCAAAGGTCTTGGACGTTGATGCTGATTCTGGGATAGTAATCCACGAGCCAAGCCTTAGAGTCGCACTGGTTGGCGTGCTGGCAAATCCTGTCCTGTCTACAATACTCCTTACCGTTGGCTTCTTTGCTCTGGTTTTCGGGCTAACGTCTCCTGGTTTTGGCGCCGAAATAGCCGGCGCTGCGATGATAATCCTTGCATTGATAGGACAGGGGTTTGATATCAACTGGGCCGCCTTTGCACTGCTGGCAATAGGGGTGGGCCTTCTTGCCTACGAGCTTTACTCTCCCGGATTTGGTGCGGCAGGTATTGGCGGCGTAATAGTTATCCTGGTAGGGACAACGCTCATGATAACCCAGCCTGTAGGGCCGGTATTGATAAGCGAAGAACATCTGTCGAATCTTGCCCTGCTATCGATGATAGTTGTCGTCCCGTTTGGCGGCTTTTTTGGCCTGATAACGTACAAGGCATGGAAGGCAAAGACAAGAAAGCCGTTGCAATTTGTGCTTCAGAGCGATAAAGGGGTCGCGCTCGATCCTATCTCAACCAGCACGCCGGGTTTTGTATCTGTGGGCGGCGAATACTGGAAAGCCCGGACGACAGGCGGGATTGAAATCGGAAAAGGAGAGCAAGTACGAGTAGTCAAGAAGGAAGGGGATTTGCTGATAGTCGAGCCTTTGCAAAAGGAAGAGCAAACCTAG